GGCCAACCGGGTATGGTTGAGAAGCCTCTGAGTTGAATCGGGGATTCCCCGTTCCCTCAACTAACGATATAGCTTAGTTAAAAATAGCGCTTTTTGGGCGCCATTTTTGAAAAAATGTTAACGTAAGCGAGCTGTATGTCCAGCTCAACTTACGTCTAATACCACATGGTCGGTCTGTGGTAATGCCTTACAGCTGCTGGCTCAGCAGCATATTACGGATGTGACCAATAGCCCTGGTAGGGTTCAGACCTTTCGGGCATACATTGACACAATTCATGATCCCACGGCAACGAAAAACGCTGAATGGATCACTCAATCCTGCCAATCGCTCCTCGGTTTTAGTATCGCGACTGTCCGCCAGGAAACGATAAGCCTGCAATAAGCCAGAAGGACCAATGAATTTATCCGGATTCCACCAGAAAGAAGGACAAGCGGTAGAGCAACATGCACACAGAATACACTCGTACAGGCCGTCCAGCTTCTCACGCTCTTCTGGAGACTGAAGCCGTTCAATAGCAGGAGCTGGTTTATCATTCTGAAGGAATGGCTGAACCTTCTCGAACTGCTGATAGAACATGCTCATGTCGATGACCATGTCACGAATAACCGGCAGACCAGGCAGAGGACGCAGCACCAGCTTATCCATCTTACCTTTGGTCGCTTCGGAGATCGGAGTGATACATGCCAGGCCATTTTTGCCGTTGATGCTCATACCATCAGAACCACACACACCTTCACGACAAGAACGACGGTAGGCAACAGTTGGATCCTGCTCTTTCACCAAAGCCAACACATCCAGAATCATTACGTCTTTATTACCAGGAACAGTAATATCGTAATCCTGCATGTATGGCGCTTCATCTTTTTCTGGATTGTAGCGATAAATACTAACTAACACGGTTCTACTCCCTATTAATAAGTACGGACTTTCGGTGGGAATGCGGCAACTGTCTTAGGAGCAAAGTTGACGTCACGTTTACCGATTGTCTTGGTTTCAGGGAAATACAGAGAGTGGCATAACCAGTTCTCATCATCACGCTCGGTAAAGTCATTACGGGCGTGAGCGCCACGGGACTCCTTACGAGTCAGGGCTGCTACAGCAGTTGCATAAGCTGTTTCGAACAGATTATCCAGCTCCAGAGCTTCGATACGAGCCGTGTTAAACGGTCCACTCTTATCATCAAGAGCAGTATTTTTAACTCGCTCACCGATCTCATTGAGCATTTCCAAGCCTTTCTCCATGCTGTCGCCTTCGCGGAATACGCCGAAGTACAGCTGCATGGTTTTTTGCAAATCAGCACGAACCTGCGCTACTTTCTCACCGGAAGAAGCATTGTTCAGACGATCCAGACGAGCCATGGCACGCTCAATGTCTTCGTCAGTCGGGTCGACAAAATCGAAACCTTCAGCGAAACTCTGCTCAACTTGCAGACCCACAGCACGACCAAAGACCACCAGGTCAAGCAGCGAGTTACCACCCAAACGGTTTGCACCGTGCACCGATACACAAGCGATTTCACCTGCGGCATAAAGGCCTTCAATAACAACGTCGTTGCCATTTTCGTCCTGAGTAAGAGCCTGACCACCAATATTCGTCGGAACACCACCCATCATGTAGTGACACGTCGGAACAACAGGAATAGGCACTTTAACCGGATCTGCCTGTGCAAAGGTGCGAGACAGCTCAAGAATACCTGGCAATTTAGCATTCAGGGTTTCTTCGCCGAGGTGGTCCAACTTCAGGAATACATGGTCTGCATCTTCGCCACAGCCACGACCTTCGAGAATCTCCAGAACCATGGAACGGGCAACAACGTCTCGACCAGCAAGATCTTTCGCGTTTGGCGCATAACGCTCCATGAAGCGTTCGCCGTCTTTGTTGATCAGGTAGCCACCCTCACCACGACAACCTTCAGTTACCAATACACCGGCACCGGCAATACCGGTTGGGTGGAATTGCCACATTTCCATGTCCTGCATTGGCACACCAGCACGCAACGCCATACCAACACCGTCACCAGTGTTAATAAGTGCGTTAGTAGTAGACTGATAAATCCGACCAGCACCGCCGGTAGCAAGAACAGTTGCCTTAGCTTTAATGTATACAGTTTCACCCGATTCAAGATCGATCGCGATGACACCAGCAACCTGACCCTTAGCGTTTTTCACTAAGTCTACGGCGTACCATTCGTTGAGGAACGTAGTACCACCTTTCAAGTTACCCTGATATAAGGCGTGAAGCAGAGCGTGACCCGTTCGGTCAGCAGCAGCGCAGGTACGGGCAGCCTGAGTTGGATTATCAGGACCCTTAGACTGACCACCGAAAGGACGCTGATAAATACGACCGTTCTCGAAACGAGAGAAAGGCAAACCCATGTGTTCCAGTTCAAATACAGCCTGTGGGCCTACAGAACACATATACTCAATCGCGTCCTGGTCCCCGATGTAGTCAGAACCTTTTACCGTGTCGTACATATGCCAACGCCAATCATCATTTGGGTCAGCAGAAGCGATTGCGCAAGTGATACCACCTTGCGCTGATACCGTGTGAGAACGGGTTGGGAAAACCTTTGTCACACAGGCAGTCTTAATGCCAGCTTCAGTTAACTGCAGTGCAGCACGCATGCCTGCACCACCACCACCGATTACGATGGCATCGAAGGACATAGTCTTAATTTTTGACATGACTTACACACCCCAAAGAATGTCGATACCCCAAACCAGGTACACAAACAACGCGCTTGCACACACCAGCTGGAAAGCAAAACGAATACCGGCTGCTTTCAGGTAATCAGTTGAAACAGTCCACATACCTACCCAGGCGTGGCCACACAGAGAAATCAGAGCTGCGAGCGAGAAAACCTTCATCCAGGTTTGTGCGAACAGACCTTCCCACTGTGCAAACTGTAAGTCAGGCGAAGCAATTAAAAAGCCCAGCAAAAACAGAGTATAAAGGGCCAGTGCGACAGCAGTTAATCGCTGCACCACCCAATCGTACAGACCACTGCGGCCTAAGTTAGTGACACTTGCTACCATACCCAAACTCCCGCAAGAACGATTACGATCAATCCAGCTACCAAAGTAATCATGGCACCAGTACGACCGCCTTCTTTGGTTTCACCAATTCCCATATCCATCAACAGGTGCTTGACACCTGCTACCAAGTGGTAGCCCAATGCGGACACAATGCCCCAGGCGATGAATTTAACCAGACCATTATCGAAGCCAGCTTTTAGTTCAGCGAAGCTTTCAGCAGATTCCAATGAAGCACCCAGCGCAGTCAGCATAAATGCTACGGCAACAAAAAGGATGACTCCCGAAATACGATGCAGGATAGAGGCTTTGGCAGGAAGTGGGAGCTCAATAGTGGTCAGATCTAGATTTGTAGGTCTATTGCTATTCACGGCTCTTCTACACTCTCATTTTGGCTTAAGCTCAGGACGGCATCCCGGCATAAACACAGGCTTAAGAAATACAACCCGAACACTGTACAAGTTCTGTATAAGTTTCAGGTTGGGACAAATTATAGTCTCGCCCCACCCGATTTACAAACCCGGACGACTCATTAGGTGCGACAAACCGCCTCGGTAATAATACTCAGCGATGGTATAGCAACTATACTGGAGCGCTCTTGGAGTAGTAGCGCGACCGCTGGGTAATTGACAAACCAAGTTCAGAACCTATAGTTGTGCCCTTTATTTTGAGGTCACGCCTGATTCCCTTGGAAAAAGGCTAAAATTTGAACAAGCAGGAGGCCAGCATGGCTGACAAAAAAGCAACATTGAAAGTTGATGGCATTGAGGAAAACCTAGAACTGCCGGTATATGAAGGCACACTGGGACCTGATGTCGTTGACGTTCGTAGTCTGACTGGCAAAGGCCTGTTCACCTATGACCCAGGTTTCGTATCTACCGCTGCCACCGAGTCTAAAATCACGTTTATCGATGGCGGCAAAGGTGTTCTGCTGCATCGCGGCTATCCAATTGATCAATTGGCAGAAAAGTCCGATTATTTGGAAACCTGCTACCTGCTACTCCACGGAGAACTGCCTAGCGCAGAAGAAAAAGAAGTTTTTGTTAGCACCATTAAGAACCACACCATGGTTCATGAGCAACTCAGCCACTTCTTTAATGGCTTCCGTCGCGATGCCCACCCAATGGCGATCATGTGCGGCGTTGTTGGTGCACTTTCTGCCTTCTATCACGATTCAACCGATATCTCGAACGAATCACACCGCATGATCTCGGCTCACCGCCTGATCGCTAAAATGCCAACGTTGGCGGCAATGGTTTACAAGTACAGCATTGGCCAGCCGTTCATGTTCCCGCGTAATGACCTGAGCTACTCAGAGAACTTCTTGCACATGATGTTCAATACCCCATGTGAAGATAAAGAAGTGAGCCCTGTACTGGCGAAAGCAATGGATCGCATCTTCCTGCTGCACGCCGACCATGAGCAAAACGCGTCTACTTCGACGGTACGCCTGGCCGGCTCTACGGGTGCAAATCCATTCGCTTGTATCGCTTCTGGTATCGCTGCACTTTGGGGCCCAGCTCACGGCGGTGCCAACGAAGCAGTACTTAACATGCTTAACGAAATAGGCGATGAGTCCAACATCGATAAATTTATCGAAAAAGCTAAAGACAAGAACGATCCGTTCCGTCTGATGGGTTTTGGTCACCGCGTATACAAGAACTTCGATCCACGCGCTAAAGTTATGAAACAAACGTGTGACGAAGTACTGGCTGAGCTGGGTATGGAGAACGATCCTCTGCTGAAGATCGCTATGAAGCTTGAGAAAATTGCTACCGAAGATGAGTACTTCGTCAAACGTGGCCTGTACCCGAACGTAGACTTCTATTCCGGTATTATTCTGAAAGCGATTGGCATCCCAACCGAGATGTTTACTGTTATCTTTGCAACGGGCCGAACACCTGGCTGGATAGCACACTGGAACGAAATGATCAGCAGCGATTACCGCATCGGTCGCCCACGCCAGCTTTACACTGGCCACCAGAAGCGTGACTACCCGGAAAAGTAAGAAAGCTTCATCTTTTCTGAAAAAACCGCCAATTTGGCGGTTTTTTTATGCCTCTTATTTATTGAAAAACACCGTTTGGCAACCCCCAAACCCCTGTGCCGCCACATGTCGCAACCGGCGTATTCATCCAATGCTCCGGCGCCGGTCACATACTGGATTTATTCTCGGCACCTAAAATCTGCAAATACCTAAATGAATAATCACGCCACTGGAAATGAGGCTCGCACTTACCCGACGATCATCTATGCTAAAGGCAGTCAATTGGGAAAGAGACGTATGAGTTTTGCACAACGCCACACTCTGGGTGGAACCTCGGTAGCGGCTCAGGGTGAGCCAGACTGGAGCCAGATCAGTGAAACACTTGCAATGCTGGCATTAGCAATTGCTCAAATTGACACCTCCCTGCAGGAAGGCAATCAGTCAGTGAGTCAGTTGACTGAGAACTTTACCGCAATGGCTGACAACACTCATAAAATTTTGGAAATCAGCCAGAACGGCAATGATTCAAGTCCCACCCAGATTCAGGGAATTGCCAATGAGATAAATAGTGAGATCCAGCAAGCGGTAATTGCATTCCAGTTTTATGATCGCCTAACACAGCGCCTTGAACATGTAGGTGACAGCCTGGAGCGCATGGGCCACCTGATGAATGACGCAACACAGCGTTACCATATCGAGTCTTGGCGCTCACTGCAGAGTCACATCAAGGGCAACTACACCATGGAGGCCGAACGCATTATGTTCGAGCACATTATGGCTGGTCACTCCGTTGCCGAGGCACTGGAAATTTACCGTCACCATTTCGAACAAGGCCAGGATGAATCGTTCGGAACAGATGATGAAATAGAGCTGTTTTAAACCGCTGTTAACGTGTCTCCAACACGGATTTCTGCCAAGCCGTGATCAATCCCGTTTTGTCCAAATATAATTTTTCCATCTACACGACAATGCTGTTTCAGCGCTTCCAGCACATCCGCCTCACGTTGCTGAGTTTCCAGGTCACGAGTCGGAATAACGCAGCGCTCACAAGGCTTTACTAATTCCACCCGACCTTCAGCACATTCAATTGCTTGCCATTTAAGCTCAGAAAAAGCGGCAAAATCTCCAGCGACCAGCACATTAGGGCGAAACCGTTCTATCGCGATCTCACGGCCTACCTGTGCCGAGATATAATCGATGCTGGCCTGGGTAGTCACCAACAACGGATAGCCGTCAGCAAAGCCAACAAATCGACCAGGCTTTGCCCGCTTTAAACTCACCTGACGCTGACTCCCCTCTTGCAACATAACCAGGCGGCAAGGCTTACCAAGCAACGACGACAGCCACTCAGCCGCGACATCACCACAATCTGTTGCAGCCAACGAATCCTTCCAGACGGTTACGGTTAGCTCAATGTTATCCAACGCAGTCAGCGATATATGCAGAGGACTAACATCTCCGGCCGACAACGTCAGCGTTTCAATCTTATGGGAGTCAGCAACTGTCAGAGAAGGCCTTATAAATGCCATTTGAGGCAGCTGTCGTTGAGTTAAGAATCTACCCTCAGGGCTGACCACCATAAAACGACGATCCCCGACCGGGCCGTATTGGTCAAAATGCAGTCGATCGACTTCAACTGGCGCGCAGGATTTGACAGGATAAATAAACAGCCGGGAAATATGCATAATAGCCTCATATACAGTTCAGGCCATTATGCCATAAGGAAGGATCGTTATTCTAAGGGCGGCATCTTCAACTTTTCACGCATCAGACGTTGAACTTCTTTTGCCATAATTTCGGGCGCGAATTTCGACAAGAAACCATTACAACCGACCTTATCCACCATGGCTCTGTTGAAATTACCCGACAAAGATGTGTGCAAAATAATAAAGGTATCTTTCAGCTCCGGATCTCGACGAATTTCAGTAGTCAGCATATAGCCATCCATCTCTGGCATCTCTGCATCCGTAATAATCATCACCAGTTCATCGTTGATATCCCAGCCTTCTTCCTTCCAGTGCGTTAGCAATTGGTAGGCTTCAAGACCATTATTGGCTTGAATGACGTTCAGTCCCATCGGATCAAGTACTGATCTCATCTGCTGAAGTGCCACAGAAGAATCGTCGACAATAAGAATCTTCTTACCTTTAATACGCGCCAATAATTCCTGATCATAAACATCCTCAGACAGCTGCATATTGTAAGGTGCTATTTCAGCAAGCACTTTCTCAACATCGATAATTTCTACAATCCGGTCGTCAATCCGGGTAATCGCCGTTAAATAATGCTGTCGCCCAGCTCCACCCGGAGGCGGAAGTATTTCGTTCCAGTTCATATTAACAATACGATCAACGCCACCCACCAAGAAAGCCTGCACCGTCATGTTGTATTCGGTCACAATAATCGTGGCGTCCTCATCTGGAGTACGGAGCGGTCCCATCTGAATAGCGTTACGCAAATCAACCACAGGCACTGTTTGACCGCGCAAATGCGTTACACCACGAACCACCGGATGGCGATCCGGGATTTCAGTCAGCGGCGGTAAGCGCATTACCTCCTGTACCTTGAATACGTTAATCGCAAACTGCTGTGATCCACCCAGATGAAACAACAACAATTCAAGCCGGTTTTGTCCTACCAACTTGGTACGGGCGTCAACCGCACTCAGAACACCGCTCATATTACACTCCAATAACCTTTCTTTAACAAAGTGTAGCCAAGCTCATCAAAAACGCATGGAAATAGCGGCTACACTATCAGCAGGTTTACAGAGAATAATAAGATGTCTGATATCGGTCTGCCGCTACTGGCGCGACAACCCATCCTGGATCTCAACCTGCAGGTAATTGGCTACGAGCTTCTGTGCCGTCCTCATCCCCGCGATGACGCCAGCTGGCAGGAAAGTCAGGGTGACCACGCTACCAGTGAAGTCATGATCGGTGCCTACCAGGAACTTGGATTCGAGAAAGTAACAGGTGGATTACCCGCTTTCGTAAACTTCACCCGCAACTGGCTTTTTAATCCGCCGGTGGTCTCCAGCAATATGCTGGTCGCTGAGGTGCTTGAATACGTATCAGCCGATGAGGATACGATCCAGGCAATAGAGCGGCTAAGGCGGATGAATTATCAGGTTGCACTGGATGACTTTACCGCGGAGCCCAACCAGATTCGCTTATTGCCTTATGTAGACATAGTAAAGGTCGATATATTGCGCCTGCCGGATATTCAACAATTATTTCCAATGATTAAGTCCTATCAGCGCCCATGGCTGACATGGCTGGCAGAAAAAGTAGAAAGCCCCGAAGAGTACGAGGTCTGCAGAGAGGCTGGATGCACCCTGTTTCAGGGCTATTTTTTCGCGAAACCAACCATTATGTACGGCAGGCGCTTGCCCGATAATAAAATATCAGTCCTTCAGCTTCTCAAACAATTGAACAACCCAGATGCCGAAATTGCTGATATAACGAAAACCCTGCAGACCGAACCACAACTGAGCTTTCGACTGCTGCAGCTGGTCAATTCAGCCGCCGTTGCCTGTGCGACAGAGGTCACCTCCATTCAACAGGCATTGATGCTGGTTGGACTGGATAAAATTAAAACCTGGGCAATCGTATTATCACTTGGACAGCTGTCAGAAAAACCCGAAGTATTGCGCGAGCAAGCTGTTCTGCGCGGCTTTCTGACGCAAGAGCTGGCGACCAGACAAACAGCTCTCGACTGCAATACCGCGTTCACTCTTGGCTTATTCTCGTTGCTGGATGCATTTCTCGACATATCAATGGAGGAGGTATGCGAGCGCTTGAAGTTACCAACTGAGCTGAGCAACGCTCTTATCTGTCATCAAGGAAAATACGGACAGATTCTCAACTTGGTGGAAGAAATGGAGCGAGCGAACTGGGAAAGCGCCAGCTTTAAGCAATTGGACGAATTGAAACTGGAGGTCGGCGATATTACCCACAGTTATCAGAGTGCCCTTCATGCCACGCGCGACCTGATGTTATCGACGAAAAATCAGGCTTAACGCCTGATTTTTATCACTCCGCTACTTAGGATAGCCTGTGATTTCTCGGATAGATTGGTACAGAGGCTTCATGCGTGTGTACATCTTTTGATACACCTCTTTATAGAGGCGGTCGTACAACTTAACCGTTGGCAAATGAGGCTCAAACACATCCCCCTTATGGGTCATATTATCAATCGCACTGCGGTAGTCCGGGTAAATACCCAGACCAACGGCACAATTAATAGCTGCCCCAAGGCCAGATGCCTCAAACGTATGCGGACGCTCCGCTGGCATACCGAAAATATCAGCCGTTAACTGCATTGCAGCATCTGACTGAGAGCCACCACCTGACACGCGTAAACGAGTGATCGGAGTGCGACTGCGTTTTTCGATCTGTTCTTTACCCTGGCGTAACTCGTAAGCCAGCCCCTCAAGAATGGCACGATAAATATGAGCACGCTTGTGAACATCACCAAAACCAATCAGGGAGCCCTTGCCTTCCGGGCCTGGCTGGCGAACCCCCGGTGACCAATAAGGCTGCATCATCAGTCCCATCGAACCGGCAGGTACCTGATTCAGTAAATCATCGAATAACTGCTCAGCCTCAAGACCCATTTCCTTGGCTTTCCGTTGCTCATAATGAGCAAATTCTTCCTTAAACCAGCTCACCATCCAAAAGCCTCGATACACCATCATCTCGGTATTGTAGTGTCCGGGAATCGCGGCAGTATAAGGTGGGATAAACGGAATCGTTTCGATGTATTTAGGCGTCGTGGTATTAATGGTTGCAGTGGTTCCGTAACTTAAACAACCGATGTGTGGGTCGGAGCCACCAGCGCCTAATACTTCACAGGCTTTATCAGATGCTGCTGCGATCATCGGCAGACCAGCAGGTAGTCCCGTTACTTCAGCAGCAGCCGCCGAGATATGCCCCAATGTTTCGCCTGGCTTAACCAAATCCGGCATCATTTCACGACGGGCAGCCAGCAACTTCCATTTCAGATCTGATTTTTTCGCCCAATCCTGACGTTTATAATCGTAAGGTAAATATCCAACAATCGAACCTGCAGAGTCTTTTAGCTCACCGGTTAACTGCAGCGTTAAATAACCCGACAAATTGACATAATGCTTCGTCTTCTGCCAAACCTCTGGTTCGTTCTGAAGCAACCAATTACAGCGCGCCTTTGATCGCAGCTCATCAATCAGGTTACTGAGACCAAGCATTTTAATGGCAAACCCCAGAGGGCCAGATAAGGGTTTTTCTGGCTCAGCTTTGCGCTGATCCATCCAAACGATAGCCGGACGCAATGGCTTTTTATGTTCATCAAGGTTAATCATGGTATAGCGCTGAGTCGTCAGTGAGACACCACGAACCTGTTCCGGCTTAACCGTTCCTTTTGCCCAGAAATTCTCGAACGCCTTCGTCAGCGACTGCCAATAATATTCTGCATCCTGCTCTGCCCACCCTGGATTTTCTGAGACATAAGCTTCCAGATTAACTTTGCTTTTGGCAACTTCATTACCATTCAGATCGAATGCCAATACCCGAACACTCTGAGTTCCGTTATCAATGGATAATAAATAAGGCTGATCGCTCACAAAGCTTTCCTTTGAATATTATTGTATTTTTTTACGGCAACCTGAAAACAGTGCTCAGGTTACCGAGTACTGCACTAACTCAGGCCGGAATGCCGTAGTGCTTATCCCAGATTGACTGATAACGAAGCTTTTCTTCAGCCCATTGTTGTTCGGTCCAACCTAATTCTTCGGCACAGATTGCACGGATTTTATCTTCAAAAATTAATCCACCCTGTTCGATCAACAAACCAATTCGGGTACGACGCAATAATAAATCATCCAAATGAACAACCGCTTCATTTGCAGCAGCCCAACGTAATTCTGCCCATACAGCACGAGCACCCGGAATGACCTCCATCTCGCCATCTCGTGCACACATCAGCAATGCGTCAATATCCATTCCATAGTGACCCTTAAGGCGCTTCTGTATATAAGACGGTAATGCAGCAAACTGTTTTAATGTAGGCTCATGCTTGGTAAAGATTTGCGCACCAAATTCGCCATCATTGTAGTTTTTGATGTATTTTTTTGCGGTGTTTAATGCGTCCAGTGCAATTAAGCGAAACGTCGTTAATTTACCACCAGAAACGGATACCAGGCCGTTGTCATCCCACACACTGTGATCGCGCTTTTCTTTGGATGGATTCAGAGCACCAGAGGAAACCAACGGTCGCACCCCAGCCCAGCTGGAAATAATATCATCCTCTTTCAGATCCGCTTTAGGAAACTGATGGCGTGCCACCTTTAATAAATATTCGAGTTCCTCACGGGTCATACTGGCTTCGGTGTTATCGATGCCGTTGTTATCCAGATCCGTAGTCCCAACAACGGTTCGACCTTCCCAGGGGAAAATGAAAATCGGACGCTTGTCTTCCGGGTGCATCGCTGTATAAGACTGAGAAACCGGCAGGCGCCAGTAAGGAACCACAATATGAGAGCCACGTGCCGGGCGAATATTTTTTTCATCGGTCATTTCGGCGCGTAGTTCATCTGCCCATGCACCGGTAGCGTTAATAACAGCATCCGATTTAACATCGTAGGTTTCACCGGTTAGGGCGTCTTCCAGCACAGCACCAACAACGCGATCACCGTCCTTCAACAGACTTTTTACACCCACGTAGTTGATCGCTTCTGCACCGTCCTTTTGTGCCTCACGCAATACGCGCACCACTAAACGGGAATCATCCGTTACAGCATCGGCAAACTGTGTGCCACCAATCAGATTATTGTCATTGATGTTCGGACTTAAAAATCCAACATTGTCCGTTGTGAAAAACTTGCGATAGCGACGACCGGCAAAAAAATCATAAACGCGCAGAAGCGTATTGAAAACAAATGGTCCCGGAAAGCCACCTTTATAGTGCGCCATCATATACGCCATCTGATCCACCAAACCCGGCGCCTCGACCATTAGCCGCTCGCGTTCCTGGACCGAATGCATGGTCGTTTTTACATCACCGGCAGCGATGTAACGTAAACCGCCGTGAACCATTTTCGAGGACCGACTTGAAGTTCCCCAGGCAAAATCCTGACGCTCCAACAAAAGGGTTTTTAGACCTCGACGGGCCGCTTCACGAGCAATTCCGGCACCGGTAATACCGCCACCGGCGATGATCACATCCCAATGCTGAGATTCATTTTTCAGACTGTTTAACAGGCGATCTCGGTTACCTGCCTGCCATGCTTCTTGCCACATATTCGATTTCATTCCTGTTTCACAAAGTAGCCCGGCACTGGAAATTCCAGGCCGGGCTGTGATAACGCATTAAGCCACATCATCTGTCTTAGCAGATTTAAACCGATGCCACCGCCAGCGTACGACGAGGTGAGAACCCAGCCATTCCGTTATTTGTAAGACTTGCCTTTCTCCAGCAGAGTCCCCGGATTCAGTCGCTGATCCGGATCAAAATCTTCTGTTAGGGTTTGCAGAATGCGCATTCCTAACTTTCCTTTTTCCGCTTCCAGATAAGGAGCGTGATCTTTACCAACACCGTGTTGGTGAGAAATTGTTGCGCGGCTATTGGCAATCACTTCAGAGGCACTTGCTTTCAGTTTCTGCCAGCGCTTATAGGTTTGCTCATAGCTGTCAGCGCAACGGAAGAAATAAGTGGTGTAGATACTGCAACCCTGACCGTACAAGTGGGACAAGTGAGTAAACACCATGACCTCTTCGTTCTCGTCTTGCAGCGCCTGCTCCAACGACGACTCCATGGCGTTTAACAGCGTGTCGACATTATCCCAATCTGTTGAGGTCTCAAGCGTGTCAATGGCAATACCTTCTTCCCAGGTGGTTTCGCGCAGGTACGGGAATTTGAAACGACCTTCCGCCCAGATGGTACCCATGATATTAGCGACAACACCACCAACACCGCCGTTCGACTTCAGTACCTTGCGAATTTGCTTCAAAGACGTTTTATTTTGGTACTTGCTACCAGTCACACCAAACGTCAGCATGCATCGCTCGTCACCCATGCCCCGGAAGCGCAGGAATTTGTCCAGCGCTTTAAATTGCGACTCTTTCGTCCCCAGGTGGGTGTGCGCTTTTGATTCTTTTGCGTTAGAAACACGCATCATCGACATCGGCACACGCTGCTGTACCAATTCACGAACGGCATCCTTGGCTGCATCCCAGTTAGGCATAAAGTAGACGAAAAATTTCTCTTCTTCCGCTAAACGACTGACACGCACCTTAACCTCGGTAAAGATCCCCATGCGGCCTTCAGTTCCCATGGTGACTTCACGCAGATCAGGACCGGCCGATGATGCCGGAATTGTGGGAATGTCCAGGGACCCGTGTAACGTTTCCATGCGACCGCCGGCAAACATCTGCTCGATCCGACCGTAACGCAGAGATTGCTGGCCAGAAGAGCGGGAAGCAATCCATCCTCCCACGGTTGCCAGCTCCCAGGACTGTGGATAATGCCCCAGCGTATAGCCCCGTGCACGCAACTGAGATTCAACCAGCGGACCGGGCGTGCCAGCTCCGAAGGTGGCGATCTGACTTTCTTCATTCA
The Saccharospirillaceae bacterium genome window above contains:
- a CDS encoding FAD-binding oxidoreductase, yielding MGRRWNGWGDENYTKEVSDHGRKLIHSIIGKPEALPSATLDEVKAKVPASRLPQHPLIMTAAEDRVRHARGQSFPDWLAMHSGDFGQFPDGVAYPETSAQVRELLDFAVQNDFEVIPYGGGTSVAGHITPGASERAILTIDMGRMNQLMDLNEESQIATFGAGTPGPLVESQLRARGYTLGHYPQSWELATVGGWIASRSSGQQSLRYGRIEQMFAGGRMETLHGSLDIPTIPASSAGPDLREVTMGTEGRMGIFTEVKVRVSRLAEEEKFFVYFMPNWDAAKDAVRELVQQRVPMSMMRVSNAKESKAHTHLGTKESQFKALDKFLRFRGMGDERCMLTFGVTGSKYQNKTSLKQIRKVLKSNGGVGGVVANIMGTIWAEGRFKFPYLRETTWEEGIAIDTLETSTDWDNVDTLLNAMESSLEQALQDENEEVMVFTHLSHLYGQGCSIYTTYFFRCADSYEQTYKRWQKLKASASEVIANSRATISHQHGVGKDHAPYLEAEKGKLGMRILQTLTEDFDPDQRLNPGTLLEKGKSYK